A window from Pseudomonas sp. Tri1 encodes these proteins:
- a CDS encoding alpha/beta fold hydrolase, with the protein MTQLTLLCLPYSGASAMVYSRWRRALPQWLQVQPVELPGRGARFDEPLHTDMGPLAMQLARELLPSLRAPYALFGHSLGALLACEIAHALRELGGPEPVALFASGTAAPTMRADYDRGFAEPKTDAELIEQLRTLNGTSEEILANEELMALTLPILRADFLLCGRFQPRVRPLLNCPVHVLGGTADKATTEQLIGWRRETSGSFSVDMLAGGHFFIHEHEARVLRLIKDQLSVHQRRHGVAISA; encoded by the coding sequence GTGACCCAACTGACCTTGCTGTGCCTGCCTTATTCCGGCGCCAGCGCAATGGTTTACAGCCGCTGGCGGCGCGCGTTGCCGCAGTGGCTGCAGGTGCAGCCGGTGGAACTGCCGGGGCGCGGGGCACGTTTCGACGAGCCGCTGCACACCGACATGGGCCCGTTGGCGATGCAACTGGCCCGGGAACTGCTCCCGTCGCTCCGGGCACCTTATGCCTTGTTCGGCCACAGCCTGGGTGCGCTGCTGGCCTGCGAAATCGCCCATGCCTTGCGTGAGCTCGGTGGCCCGGAACCGGTGGCGCTGTTTGCCTCCGGCACCGCGGCACCGACAATGCGAGCCGACTATGACCGGGGTTTCGCCGAGCCGAAAACCGATGCTGAATTGATCGAACAACTGCGTACCCTCAACGGTACCAGCGAGGAGATCCTGGCCAATGAAGAGTTGATGGCCCTGACCTTGCCGATCCTGCGGGCCGATTTTTTGCTGTGCGGACGTTTCCAGCCGCGAGTGCGACCACTGCTCAACTGCCCGGTGCACGTACTCGGTGGCACCGCCGACAAGGCCACCACGGAGCAACTGATTGGCTGGCGCCGCGAGACGTCGGGCAGCTTTTCGGTCGACATGCTGGCCGGCGGGCACTTTTTCATTCATGAGCACGAAGCCCGGGTGCTGCGGCTGATCAAGGATCAGTTGAGCGTGCATCAGCGGCGGCATGGGGTGGCGATCAGCGCTTGA
- the tam gene encoding trans-aconitate 2-methyltransferase, protein MGWSAKQYVTFEQERTRPSRDLLAAIPPTQARSVIDLGCGPGNSTELLVEHFSGATVRGLDSSSDMVDAARKRLPAVTFDTADIGRWNEPGPFDVIFANAVLQWLPDHASLLPSLVSKLAQGGSLAIQMPDTLHQPSHRLMREVAANGPWASQLAGAADSRTEVEDASTYYSILKPHCSRVDVWRTTYHHPLAGGAAGVVEWFKGSGLRPFLEPLDETQREQYLAHYLKAIEQAYPPLEDGTVLLPFPRVFMVATR, encoded by the coding sequence ATGGGCTGGTCCGCCAAGCAATACGTCACCTTCGAACAGGAACGCACCCGTCCGTCCCGGGACCTGCTCGCCGCCATCCCCCCCACCCAGGCCCGTTCGGTGATCGACCTGGGGTGCGGCCCTGGCAATTCCACCGAACTGTTGGTGGAACATTTCAGCGGTGCCACGGTGCGCGGCCTGGACAGTTCCAGCGACATGGTCGACGCCGCGCGCAAGCGTCTGCCCGCAGTGACGTTCGACACTGCGGACATCGGCCGCTGGAACGAGCCCGGGCCGTTCGACGTGATCTTCGCCAACGCGGTGCTGCAATGGCTGCCCGACCACGCCAGCCTGCTGCCGTCGCTGGTGAGCAAACTTGCCCAGGGCGGCAGCCTGGCGATCCAGATGCCCGACACCCTGCACCAGCCGTCCCACCGCTTGATGCGGGAAGTTGCCGCCAACGGTCCTTGGGCCAGTCAATTGGCCGGGGCAGCCGACTCGCGTACGGAAGTGGAGGATGCCAGCACCTATTACTCCATCCTGAAGCCCCACTGCAGTCGCGTCGATGTATGGCGCACCACCTACCATCACCCCTTGGCCGGCGGCGCCGCAGGCGTGGTGGAGTGGTTCAAGGGCAGCGGCTTGCGGCCCTTTCTCGAACCGCTGGACGAGACGCAACGCGAGCAGTACCTGGCGCACTACCTCAAGGCGATCGAACAGGCTTACCCGCCCCTGGAAGATGGGACCGTGCTGCTGCCGTTTCCCCGGGTATTCATGGTCGCGACACGCTAG
- a CDS encoding cupin-like domain-containing protein has protein sequence MDLQTILGKLFANAGAVGIEGVFQFVFGPHQAYWSEVRANSHTQAGRHTRPDVTIEVAEKDFLGIMAGMANVEELFASGRLKIGGNMGLATLLPQIIDHARHGGGVAEKVDMNKRYPTPPRFSETLTASLPVQRSVERRPRSGLSVQEFQARYLPQGIPLVISDALQDWPLFKLSREESLVHFAELQGITRHGDYVKKTFSTERDFRSTSMADFIASLDSPAVKGSDGEPPAYMGNNILPAQLIEQINYPPYFDRSLFIPPRIWIGPKGTLTPLHRDDTDNLFAQVWGEKTFTLAAPHHREALGTWSTAPQGGLDGCDFNPDAPDYQRFPNARDVTFIRVTLGAGDLLFLPEGWFHQVESVSTSLSVNFWVNSGRGW, from the coding sequence GTGGACCTGCAAACCATCCTGGGCAAGCTGTTCGCCAATGCCGGCGCCGTTGGCATCGAAGGCGTTTTCCAATTCGTGTTCGGCCCGCATCAGGCGTATTGGTCCGAGGTCAGGGCCAACAGCCACACCCAGGCCGGGCGGCACACCCGCCCTGACGTGACCATCGAAGTGGCGGAAAAGGATTTCCTCGGGATCATGGCCGGCATGGCCAACGTTGAAGAACTGTTTGCCAGCGGTCGCCTGAAGATCGGCGGCAACATGGGCCTGGCGACGTTGCTGCCGCAGATCATCGACCATGCCCGGCATGGCGGTGGCGTGGCGGAAAAGGTCGACATGAACAAGCGCTACCCCACCCCACCACGCTTTAGCGAAACACTCACCGCCAGCCTGCCGGTCCAACGTAGCGTGGAGCGTCGGCCCCGCAGTGGGCTGTCGGTGCAGGAGTTCCAAGCGCGTTATTTGCCACAAGGTATTCCGCTGGTCATCAGCGACGCCTTGCAGGACTGGCCGTTGTTCAAGCTCAGCCGCGAAGAATCCCTGGTGCATTTTGCCGAGCTGCAAGGCATCACCCGCCACGGCGACTACGTGAAGAAAACCTTCTCCACCGAGCGGGATTTCCGTTCCACGTCCATGGCCGACTTCATTGCCTCCCTGGACAGCCCGGCGGTCAAGGGCAGTGACGGCGAGCCACCGGCCTACATGGGCAACAACATCCTGCCAGCGCAGTTGATCGAGCAGATCAACTACCCGCCCTACTTCGACCGCTCGCTGTTCATCCCACCGCGCATCTGGATCGGCCCCAAGGGCACCCTTACACCGCTGCACCGCGATGATACCGATAACCTGTTCGCCCAGGTCTGGGGCGAGAAAACCTTCACCCTCGCCGCCCCCCATCACCGCGAAGCCCTCGGCACCTGGTCCACGGCGCCCCAGGGCGGGCTGGACGGTTGTGATTTCAACCCGGATGCGCCGGACTACCAACGCTTCCCCAACGCTCGCGACGTGACTTTCATACGGGTGACGCTGGGGGCCGGGGACTTGCTGTTTCTGCCGGAAGGCTGGTTTCATCAGGTGGAGTCGGTGTCCACGTCGTTGTCGGTGAATTTCTGGGTGAATTCGGGGCGGGGTTGGTAA
- a CDS encoding SDR family oxidoreductase, giving the protein MQISLAQQVALVTGASSGIGAGCARALADAGAAVVLNYHSSAGPAEDLAREINDNGGRAIAVGADVAKEQDVERLFAQTLEAFGSLDILVANSGLQKDAAAVDMSLEDWNTVIGTNLTGQFLCARAALRIFTRQGIRQGVSRAAGKIIHMSSVHQRIPWAGHINYAASKGGVDQLMQSLAQESSHQRIRINSIAPGAISTAINREATEGEQEQKLLELIPYGRVGDVEDVANAVVWLASDLSDYVVGATLFIDGGMSLYPGFRGNG; this is encoded by the coding sequence ATGCAGATATCCCTCGCCCAACAAGTCGCCCTCGTTACCGGTGCCAGTTCCGGCATTGGTGCCGGCTGCGCCAGGGCATTGGCGGACGCCGGGGCCGCCGTGGTACTCAACTACCATTCCAGCGCCGGCCCGGCCGAAGACCTGGCCCGTGAAATCAACGACAACGGCGGCCGCGCCATCGCCGTCGGTGCCGATGTAGCAAAGGAGCAAGACGTCGAACGGCTGTTCGCCCAGACCCTCGAAGCCTTTGGCTCGCTGGACATCCTGGTGGCCAATTCCGGCCTGCAAAAAGACGCCGCCGCCGTCGACATGAGCCTGGAAGACTGGAACACCGTGATCGGCACCAACCTCACCGGCCAATTCCTCTGCGCCCGCGCCGCCCTGCGGATTTTCACCCGTCAGGGCATTCGCCAGGGCGTGTCCCGGGCCGCTGGCAAGATCATTCACATGAGTTCGGTGCACCAGCGCATTCCCTGGGCCGGCCACATCAACTACGCCGCGTCCAAGGGCGGTGTCGATCAACTGATGCAGAGCCTGGCCCAAGAGAGCAGCCACCAACGCATCCGCATCAACAGCATCGCCCCCGGCGCGATCAGCACAGCCATCAACCGCGAGGCCACCGAGGGCGAGCAGGAGCAGAAATTGCTGGAGCTGATTCCCTACGGTCGCGTGGGTGACGTGGAAGACGTCGCCAACGCGGTGGTCTGGCTGGCGTCGGACTTGTCCGATTATGTGGTGGGCGCCACGTTGTTCATCGATGGCGGGATGAGCCTTTACCCGGGGTTTCGCGGCAATGGCTAA
- a CDS encoding glycoside hydrolase family 15 protein, whose translation MANDHEPQSPIENHGIIGDMRTAALVNDRGSVDFFCWPEFDSPSLFCSLLDTPEAGIFQLAPDLPDARRQQIYLPDTNVLQTRWLSDGAVVEVTDLLPIGDSEDDLPVLMRRVRMTVGSTTFRMRCAVRHDYARAVTTARQDGAHICFEASGQPSLRLCADQPMRLDGNAAVAEFTLEQGQSAEFLLGGIDDPRLQDDVSTICLERTLAFWRGWIGQSTYRGRWREIVNRSALALKLLTSRKHGAILAAATFGLPETRGGERNWDYRYTWIRDASFTVYAFMRLGFVEEANAYMRWLRGRVSDCCDQPVKLNILYGLDGRLELPETELPHLSGFGGAQPVRIGNLAYQQVQLDIFGELMDAVYLVNKYGEAISHQGWKHTVDVVDQVCEVWQDKDVGIWEMRGETQHFLHSRLMCWVAVDRAIRLAEKRSLPAPFARWDETRQAIYQDIWNNFWNEEHQHFVQRLGSTALDGAMLLMPLVRFVSARDPRWLSTLDAIEKSLVRDGMVYRYRNDDSPIDGLGGIEGSFAACSFWYVECLARAGRVEKAQLEFEQLLRYANPLGLYAEEFDSHGYHLGNTPQALTHLALISAASFLDRKLSGEKNHWQP comes from the coding sequence ATGGCTAACGACCACGAACCACAAAGCCCCATCGAAAACCACGGCATCATCGGCGACATGCGCACTGCTGCGCTGGTCAATGACCGCGGCAGTGTCGACTTTTTCTGCTGGCCGGAATTCGACAGCCCATCGCTCTTTTGCTCGCTGCTGGACACCCCGGAGGCGGGCATTTTCCAACTCGCGCCCGACCTGCCGGATGCCCGTCGCCAACAAATCTACCTGCCCGACACCAACGTGCTGCAAACCCGCTGGCTGAGCGACGGCGCCGTGGTGGAAGTCACCGACCTGCTACCCATCGGCGACAGCGAGGATGATCTGCCGGTGTTGATGCGCCGGGTGCGCATGACTGTCGGCAGCACAACATTTCGCATGCGCTGCGCGGTGCGCCACGACTATGCCCGGGCAGTCACCACCGCGCGCCAGGACGGTGCCCACATCTGTTTCGAGGCGTCGGGGCAGCCGAGCCTGCGCTTGTGCGCCGATCAGCCCATGAGGCTGGACGGCAACGCGGCGGTGGCCGAATTCACCCTGGAACAGGGCCAGAGCGCCGAGTTCCTGCTCGGCGGCATCGACGACCCACGACTGCAGGATGACGTCAGCACAATATGCCTGGAGCGGACCCTGGCGTTCTGGCGCGGCTGGATCGGCCAATCCACCTATCGGGGGCGTTGGCGGGAAATAGTCAACCGCTCCGCCCTTGCGCTGAAACTGCTGACCTCGCGCAAACACGGCGCGATCCTCGCCGCCGCCACCTTCGGCCTGCCGGAAACCCGCGGCGGCGAACGCAACTGGGATTACCGCTACACCTGGATCCGCGACGCCTCGTTCACGGTCTACGCATTCATGCGCCTGGGCTTCGTCGAAGAAGCCAATGCTTATATGCGCTGGCTGCGCGGGCGGGTCAGCGACTGCTGTGACCAGCCGGTCAAACTCAACATTCTCTACGGCCTGGACGGTCGGCTGGAGCTGCCGGAAACCGAGTTGCCGCACTTGAGCGGTTTTGGCGGTGCACAGCCGGTGCGCATCGGCAACCTCGCCTACCAACAGGTGCAATTGGACATCTTCGGCGAGCTGATGGACGCGGTGTACCTGGTCAATAAATACGGCGAAGCCATTTCCCACCAAGGCTGGAAACACACCGTCGACGTGGTCGACCAAGTGTGCGAGGTCTGGCAGGACAAGGATGTGGGCATCTGGGAGATGCGCGGTGAGACACAACACTTTCTGCATTCGCGACTGATGTGCTGGGTCGCCGTCGACCGCGCTATCCGTCTCGCCGAAAAACGCTCCCTGCCCGCCCCGTTCGCCCGCTGGGACGAGACCCGCCAGGCGATTTACCAAGACATCTGGAACAATTTCTGGAACGAGGAACACCAGCATTTCGTCCAGCGCCTGGGCAGTACCGCCCTCGACGGCGCGATGCTGTTGATGCCCTTGGTGCGCTTCGTCAGCGCCCGCGATCCGCGCTGGCTGTCCACACTGGACGCCATTGAGAAAAGCCTGGTGCGCGACGGCATGGTGTATCGCTACCGCAACGACGACAGCCCCATCGACGGTCTCGGCGGCATCGAAGGCTCCTTCGCCGCCTGCTCGTTCTGGTACGTCGAATGCCTCGCCCGCGCCGGCCGCGTGGAAAAAGCCCAGCTGGAATTCGAACAACTGCTGCGCTACGCCAACCCGCTGGGGCTGTACGCCGAAGAGTTCGACAGCCACGGTTACCACTTGGGCAATACACCCCAGGCCTTGACCCATCTGGCGTTGATCAGCGCGGCGAGCTTTCTGGACCGCAAGTTGAGCGGGGAGAAGAATCATTGGCAGCCGTGA
- a CDS encoding DUF6124 family protein — translation MVKITPNPPKAENLSAYTTLDTKKLREAADRALNIHLSPTPAKPDTQDGQVFSVVPGLNTESVLTSLSETLASANAMVSDLAFELEGSRRHVALGIQQLIELGTLLANRALDDIELAEPAS, via the coding sequence ATGGTCAAGATCACCCCCAACCCCCCAAAAGCTGAAAACCTTTCCGCCTACACCACCCTCGACACAAAAAAACTCCGCGAAGCCGCCGACCGGGCGTTGAACATCCATTTGTCCCCCACACCAGCCAAACCCGACACCCAGGACGGCCAGGTCTTTTCAGTGGTCCCGGGCCTCAACACCGAATCGGTACTGACCAGCCTCAGCGAAACCCTGGCTTCGGCCAATGCCATGGTCAGTGATCTGGCGTTCGAACTGGAAGGGTCGCGGCGGCATGTGGCGTTGGGGATTCAGCAGTTGATTGAACTGGGGACGTTGTTGGCCAATCGGGCGTTGGATGACATTGAGTTAGCAGAGCCGGCGTCCTAA
- a CDS encoding alpha/beta hydrolase — MSLNPKINFAVTPLLRIAYEEHGPASGEPVILLHGFPYDPRAFDEVAPALAERGYWVIVPYLRGYGPTRFNNPAILRSGQQAALAQDLLDLMHVLAIPQAALCGYDWGGRAACIVAALWPERVRCLVTGDGYNLQDIPRSKQPLDPQTEHRLWYQYYFHTARGVEGLTQNRRELCELLWRLWSPTWKRGATLYPLSAPSFDNPDFVDVVIHSYRHRFMYAPGDPTLEWMEERLAAQPTISVPSISLCGADDGVGPAPEHDEDVEHFTGFYERRVLAGVGHNIPQEAPEATLRALLDLLEG, encoded by the coding sequence ATGAGCTTGAATCCCAAGATCAACTTCGCCGTGACGCCGCTGTTGCGCATCGCCTACGAAGAGCACGGCCCCGCCAGCGGCGAGCCAGTCATTCTGCTGCACGGTTTTCCTTACGACCCGAGGGCCTTCGACGAAGTCGCGCCTGCCTTGGCCGAGCGCGGCTACTGGGTCATCGTGCCCTACCTGCGCGGCTATGGCCCGACCCGGTTCAACAACCCGGCCATCCTGCGCTCAGGCCAGCAAGCGGCGCTGGCCCAGGACCTGCTGGACCTGATGCACGTGCTGGCCATCCCTCAAGCGGCGTTGTGCGGCTACGACTGGGGCGGTCGGGCGGCGTGTATCGTCGCGGCCCTGTGGCCCGAGCGCGTGCGCTGCCTGGTGACCGGCGATGGCTACAACCTGCAGGACATTCCACGTTCCAAGCAGCCGCTGGACCCGCAAACCGAACATCGCCTGTGGTACCAGTACTATTTCCACACCGCTCGGGGCGTCGAGGGCCTGACGCAGAATCGGCGTGAACTGTGTGAGTTGCTCTGGCGCCTGTGGTCACCGACCTGGAAGCGCGGCGCAACCTTGTATCCTTTGAGCGCGCCGTCTTTCGACAATCCGGATTTTGTCGACGTGGTGATCCATTCCTACCGCCATCGCTTCATGTACGCGCCGGGCGACCCGACGCTGGAGTGGATGGAGGAGCGGCTTGCGGCACAACCGACCATCAGCGTGCCGAGCATTTCCCTGTGCGGCGCCGACGACGGCGTTGGGCCCGCGCCGGAACACGATGAAGACGTCGAGCATTTCACGGGGTTCTATGAGCGCCGAGTGCTGGCCGGTGTTGGCCACAATATTCCCCAGGAAGCCCCCGAGGCCACGCTCAGGGCATTGCTGGATCTGCTTGAAGGCTGA
- a CDS encoding GlxA family transcriptional regulator, translating into MPNTPKTVHVLAFANVQVLDVTGPLQVFASANDLARQQGLPLPYAPTVIAVGGGAVMSSAGLALLAEPLPIEGSDTLLIAGGWGVYEAAKDPALVAWVKEHGLRSRRVASVCTGAFLLAASGWLDGRRVVTHWTRCEQLAEQHPQLRVEPNPIFINDGPVWTSAGVTAGIDLALALVEEDLGRAVALEVARHLVVFLKRPGGQSQFSVTLSLQKQGSRFDELHAWIAENLTGDLGLPNLAAEVGMSERSFVRHYRADTGQTPARAVELIRVETARRLLADTTLSIKRVAVQCGFGSEETLRRSFLRAMGVTPQAYRERFAVSLQADPAMP; encoded by the coding sequence ATGCCAAACACGCCGAAAACCGTTCACGTCCTGGCCTTCGCCAACGTGCAAGTGCTGGATGTCACTGGGCCTTTGCAGGTCTTCGCATCGGCCAACGACCTAGCACGCCAGCAGGGCTTGCCCTTGCCGTACGCACCGACGGTGATTGCTGTCGGTGGCGGGGCGGTCATGTCTTCGGCGGGGTTGGCGCTGCTGGCCGAGCCTCTGCCGATTGAAGGCAGCGACACTTTGCTCATTGCTGGCGGCTGGGGTGTGTATGAGGCGGCGAAGGACCCGGCGCTGGTGGCCTGGGTCAAGGAACACGGGCTGCGTTCGCGACGGGTGGCGTCGGTGTGTACCGGGGCGTTCCTGTTGGCCGCCAGTGGCTGGCTGGACGGGCGGCGAGTGGTCACCCACTGGACTCGCTGTGAACAACTGGCCGAGCAGCATCCGCAACTGCGGGTCGAACCCAACCCGATTTTCATCAACGACGGCCCGGTGTGGACCTCGGCCGGGGTCACGGCTGGCATCGACCTGGCCCTGGCACTGGTCGAGGAGGACTTGGGGCGTGCCGTGGCCCTGGAGGTCGCCCGGCATCTGGTGGTGTTCCTCAAGCGCCCTGGCGGCCAATCGCAATTCAGCGTGACGTTGTCGCTACAAAAACAGGGCAGTCGGTTTGATGAACTGCATGCCTGGATCGCCGAAAACCTCACCGGTGACTTGGGATTGCCAAACCTGGCCGCCGAGGTGGGCATGAGCGAGCGCAGTTTTGTGCGTCACTACCGCGCCGATACGGGACAGACCCCGGCACGGGCGGTGGAGTTGATTCGGGTGGAAACCGCTCGCCGCCTGCTGGCAGACACGACATTGTCAATCAAGCGAGTGGCGGTGCAATGTGGTTTCGGCAGCGAGGAAACCCTGCGCCGCAGTTTCCTGCGGGCCATGGGGGTGACGCCCCAGGCCTATCGCGAGCGCTTCGCGGTCAGCCTTCAAGCAGATCCAGCAATGCCCTGA
- the inhA gene encoding isonitrile hydratase, translated as MTLQIGLLLFPQVQQLDLTGPYDVLASLPDVKVHLIWKDLAPVTASTGLVLLPTTTFEDCPKLDVICVPGGTGVGPLMEDEQTLSFIKRQAAEAKYITSVCTGSLVLGAAGLLQGKRATTHWAYHSLLQTLGATPVKDRVVRDGNLFTGGGITAGIDFALTLAAELFDQDTAELVQLQLEYAPAPPFNAGSPDTAPTRVLEEAHRRTAESFRVRSQIAQRAAARLELA; from the coding sequence ATGACGTTGCAGATCGGTTTGCTGTTATTCCCACAAGTCCAGCAACTGGACCTGACCGGCCCTTATGACGTACTGGCCTCGTTGCCCGACGTGAAGGTCCACCTGATCTGGAAGGACCTGGCGCCGGTCACCGCCAGTACCGGGCTGGTGTTGTTGCCAACCACCACGTTCGAAGACTGCCCGAAGCTCGACGTGATCTGCGTCCCTGGCGGAACCGGCGTCGGCCCCCTGATGGAGGACGAGCAGACGCTCTCCTTTATCAAACGGCAGGCCGCCGAGGCGAAATACATCACCTCGGTGTGCACCGGCTCGCTGGTACTCGGTGCGGCGGGCCTGTTGCAAGGCAAGCGGGCCACCACCCACTGGGCTTACCACAGCCTGCTGCAAACCCTGGGTGCGACACCGGTCAAGGACCGCGTGGTTCGTGATGGCAACCTGTTCACCGGGGGCGGCATCACCGCCGGGATCGATTTTGCCTTGACCTTGGCGGCCGAACTGTTCGACCAGGACACCGCCGAACTGGTCCAACTGCAACTCGAATACGCTCCTGCCCCCCCGTTCAACGCCGGCAGTCCGGACACCGCGCCGACGCGCGTCCTGGAAGAAGCCCACCGGCGTACCGCAGAGTCGTTCCGGGTACGCTCGCAAATCGCCCAACGCGCCGCGGCGCGGTTGGAACTGGCGTAA
- a CDS encoding Atu4866 domain-containing protein, translated as MRKAFGDQDKFVGLWVTADGVIRHRLLPGGRYDEARGLRESAYQGDYWLQDDHIEYHDDTGFTADGDFREGVLYHAGMVLYRRGE; from the coding sequence ATGAGAAAGGCCTTTGGAGACCAGGACAAATTTGTCGGCCTGTGGGTGACGGCTGATGGCGTGATTCGCCATCGGTTGTTGCCGGGCGGACGCTACGATGAAGCGCGGGGATTGCGTGAAAGCGCTTACCAGGGCGATTACTGGCTGCAGGACGACCATATCGAATACCACGACGACACAGGTTTCACCGCCGATGGGGATTTTCGTGAGGGCGTGCTGTATCACGCGGGAATGGTGCTGTATCGCCGGGGAGAGTGA
- a CDS encoding SDR family oxidoreductase, translating to MSDIQNKVVVITGASSGIGEAAARLLAARGARVVLGARRIDRLQTLVHELETVGQQAVCQAVDVTRRDDVQNLIDFAVERFGRVDVIINNAGVMPLSKLEALKVEEWDRMIDVNIRGVLHGIAAGLPLMQRQRSGQFINIASIGAYAVSPTAAVYCATKFAVRAISEGLRQEVGGDVRVTVISPGVTESELAESISDEGGRAEMREFRRIAIPAEAIARAIAYAIEQPADVDVSELIVRPTASPF from the coding sequence ATGTCCGATATTCAAAACAAAGTAGTGGTCATCACGGGTGCCAGCAGCGGGATCGGTGAAGCAGCGGCGCGGCTGCTCGCGGCTCGCGGTGCTCGTGTCGTGCTCGGCGCCCGGCGCATCGATCGTTTGCAAACACTGGTACACGAACTCGAAACCGTCGGCCAGCAAGCGGTCTGCCAGGCCGTGGACGTGACCCGTCGCGATGACGTCCAGAACCTGATCGACTTTGCTGTCGAGCGGTTCGGCCGGGTCGACGTGATCATCAATAACGCTGGGGTCATGCCGCTCTCCAAGCTCGAGGCTCTGAAAGTCGAGGAGTGGGACCGCATGATCGACGTCAACATCCGTGGCGTGCTTCACGGCATCGCTGCCGGCTTGCCACTGATGCAGCGCCAGCGCAGCGGCCAGTTCATCAACATCGCGTCCATTGGTGCCTATGCCGTCAGCCCGACTGCCGCGGTGTATTGCGCCACCAAATTTGCTGTTCGGGCGATTTCCGAGGGCTTGCGTCAGGAAGTCGGGGGGGATGTGCGCGTGACGGTGATTTCCCCCGGCGTGACCGAGTCGGAACTGGCCGAGAGCATTTCCGATGAAGGTGGACGTGCCGAAATGCGCGAGTTCCGCAGGATCGCCATTCCGGCCGAAGCCATCGCCCGGGCAATCGCCTACGCCATCGAACAACCGGCGGACGTAGACGTCAGCGAACTGATCGTGCGGCCCACCGCCAGCCCGTTCTGA
- a CDS encoding AraC family transcriptional regulator: MSVSTSIHIAPDDGVSQRRAELASLMKRFAPEYGVHSTAIEALHLIRSDQPTEALHTVHKPGLCVIIEGRKEVRLADECYVYDPLNYLVVSVTLPLAGQVIEASPERPYLCIRLDIDPAQICRLIADASPIGVPVERTGRGLFLDRIDAPLLDAVLRLLRLLDSPDDIATLAPLAQQEIFYRLLRGAQGQRLHEIAIPDTQTHRISRAIEWLNTHYAEPLSIDSLAQMINLSPSALHHRFKAVTAMSPLQYQKQLRLQEARRLLLAENSDVSSIGYKMGYESPSQFSREYSRLFGASPSKDIARLRAQALQASSA; the protein is encoded by the coding sequence ATGTCGGTATCCACGTCCATCCACATTGCGCCAGACGACGGCGTCAGCCAGCGCCGCGCCGAACTGGCGAGCCTGATGAAGCGCTTTGCGCCCGAATACGGTGTCCACTCTACGGCCATCGAGGCCTTGCACCTGATCCGTAGCGACCAACCGACCGAAGCCTTGCACACCGTGCACAAGCCTGGTTTGTGCGTGATTATCGAGGGGCGCAAGGAAGTGCGCCTGGCGGACGAATGCTACGTGTATGACCCGCTCAATTACCTCGTCGTCTCGGTGACCCTGCCGTTGGCCGGCCAGGTAATTGAAGCCAGCCCTGAACGCCCCTACTTATGCATTCGTCTTGATATCGACCCGGCGCAGATCTGCCGACTGATTGCCGATGCCAGTCCTATCGGCGTACCGGTCGAAAGAACCGGACGCGGTTTGTTCCTGGACCGTATCGATGCGCCATTACTCGACGCGGTGTTGCGCTTGCTGCGGCTGTTGGACAGCCCGGACGATATCGCCACCCTCGCGCCGTTGGCTCAACAGGAGATTTTCTACCGCCTGCTGCGTGGCGCCCAAGGCCAGCGCTTGCACGAAATCGCCATTCCTGACACCCAGACCCATCGCATCAGCCGAGCCATCGAGTGGCTCAATACCCATTACGCCGAGCCGCTGAGCATCGATAGCCTGGCACAAATGATCAATCTCAGCCCTTCGGCGCTGCATCACCGCTTCAAAGCCGTGACGGCCATGAGTCCGCTGCAATACCAGAAACAGTTGCGTCTGCAGGAAGCCCGACGGTTATTGTTGGCAGAGAACAGCGACGTTTCGTCAATCGGCTACAAGATGGGGTATGAAAGCCCTTCGCAGTTCAGTCGCGAGTACAGCCGTCTATTTGGCGCCTCTCCGAGCAAGGACATCGCACGTTTGCGTGCCCAGGCGCTGCAAGCCAGTAGTGCTTGA